The following coding sequences are from one SAR116 cluster alpha proteobacterium HIMB100 window:
- a CDS encoding putative enzyme involved in inositol metabolism (PFAM: KduI/IolB family), translating to MHIPPFDNHNTPIIDINDDHVPLTYFNIVKLKKGQQFSYQIPGYETCIVPATGCVDIDVDTANFGVVGNRGSDVWDGEPEGVYVPTDMPAQMVCSSGEAEIFVAGARFDDRLSPFAVRSDEIDLVQYGSDDTKTHRKIKHILGQKQADKVGRLLVSELFTVGAGGWSGFPPHKHDTDRLPDETRHDEVYNFRFKPEGGFGMQLLEPDEDRLGEAFHIVNGSSFAIKSGYHPCVVAPGYEMYYFTILGGLSQRSLVQYFQPEHAWQVETIPGIKDMIAKFK from the coding sequence ATGCATATACCGCCTTTTGATAACCATAATACACCGATTATTGATATTAATGATGACCATGTTCCGCTGACCTATTTTAATATTGTGAAGCTGAAAAAAGGGCAGCAATTTTCCTATCAGATCCCTGGATATGAAACATGTATCGTGCCGGCAACAGGATGTGTTGATATTGATGTGGACACTGCCAATTTTGGTGTAGTTGGGAACAGGGGCAGTGATGTCTGGGATGGTGAGCCGGAAGGTGTTTATGTGCCAACAGATATGCCAGCACAAATGGTTTGCAGCAGCGGTGAGGCAGAAATTTTTGTGGCAGGTGCACGATTTGATGACAGGTTGAGCCCGTTTGCGGTCCGTAGTGATGAGATTGATCTGGTCCAATATGGGTCTGATGACACCAAGACCCATCGCAAGATCAAACATATTCTTGGCCAGAAACAGGCAGATAAGGTTGGCCGTCTGCTGGTCTCAGAACTATTTACCGTCGGGGCAGGGGGCTGGTCAGGTTTTCCGCCACATAAACATGACACAGACAGGCTGCCAGATGAAACACGTCATGACGAGGTGTATAATTTCCGGTTCAAGCCAGAGGGCGGATTTGGCATGCAGCTTCTGGAGCCAGATGAAGACAGGCTGGGTGAGGCTTTCCACATCGTAAACGGCTCTAGCTTTGCCATAAAATCTGGCTATCATCCTTGTGTCGTCGCCCCGGGATATGAGATGTATTATTTCACTATTTTGGGGGGCTTGAGCCAGCGATCTCTGGTCCAGTATTTCCAGCCCGAACATGCCTGGCAGGTCGAAACCATCCCTGGCATCAAAGATATGATCGCCAAATTCAAATGA
- a CDS encoding fructose/tagatose bisphosphate aldolase (PFAM: Fructose-bisphosphate aldolase class-II~TIGRFAM: ketose-bisphosphate aldolases), with translation MTLASLTDVLAPAHKQGYGVAGLVVLGWEDACAFVEAADDLGVPVILQAGPGCRAHTPVSVLGPMFRHLAEQARVPVVCHIDHATSVAECQAGIDYGFTSVMIDGSRLPLADNITLTSAVTAMARPHGISVEAEIGFVGYDNGAVSHPTQPDEAAELVRAARPDALAVSVGNVHLQTSADTVIDRPALAGIEAVVDCPLVLHGSSGIALADRRWLATETAVCKFNVGTELRQTFGAALRDILDEQPDMFDRNQILAAVKPALIDQTKTILRTLQRSEPSV, from the coding sequence ATGACCCTTGCCAGCCTGACAGATGTTTTGGCACCAGCGCATAAGCAAGGCTATGGTGTGGCCGGTCTTGTGGTGTTGGGCTGGGAAGATGCTTGCGCTTTTGTTGAGGCAGCAGATGATCTAGGGGTTCCGGTAATTCTGCAGGCAGGCCCGGGCTGCCGGGCACATACTCCTGTATCTGTATTAGGGCCGATGTTCCGTCATCTGGCTGAACAGGCCCGCGTGCCCGTGGTTTGTCATATTGATCATGCGACCAGTGTGGCAGAATGTCAGGCTGGCATTGATTATGGGTTTACTTCTGTAATGATTGATGGCTCTCGTCTGCCTCTTGCAGATAATATCACCTTGACCTCTGCTGTCACGGCTATGGCCCGCCCTCACGGTATTTCTGTTGAAGCAGAGATTGGATTTGTGGGGTATGATAATGGGGCTGTGTCTCATCCCACGCAGCCAGATGAAGCTGCTGAACTGGTCCGTGCGGCCCGACCTGACGCGCTGGCGGTGTCAGTGGGCAATGTGCATCTGCAAACCTCTGCTGATACGGTGATAGACAGGCCCGCTTTGGCAGGGATTGAAGCGGTTGTGGACTGTCCGCTTGTCTTGCATGGGTCAAGCGGCATTGCGCTGGCAGACAGACGCTGGCTGGCAACTGAAACAGCGGTCTGTAAATTTAATGTCGGCACAGAATTACGCCAGACTTTTGGTGCAGCTTTGCGGGATATTCTGGATGAACAGCCAGACATGTTTGACCGCAATCAAATCCTTGCTGCTGTCAAACCAGCACTCATTGACCAGACCAAAACAATATTGAGAACCTTGCAAAGGTCTGAACCCTCAGTTTGA
- a CDS encoding ketopantoate hydroxymethyltransferase (PFAM: Ketopantoate hydroxymethyltransferase) yields MKNFYTWTAQPVKRSTSVAELRAKKGKSKSVQVTANTAEEAAAAAEADFDMIICNSKNVEPVRSGDNTRFLTASIPLPDFATTDDILREAFRALGAGADAIMTARSMDVVTALAKEDIPVMGHLGLVPRKSTWTGGLRAVGKTADEAVELYQAFKQLEEAGGVMVEAEVIPANIMAEISKRTSIITVSLGSGQGGDVDYLFMEDMVGDTLNPPRHARAFGRLHALREEMKAERIRALSAFKQAIADAEFPGPDESIFVDEDVMDSFIEQLERKSN; encoded by the coding sequence ATGAAAAATTTCTATACATGGACTGCCCAGCCGGTCAAGCGCTCAACCAGCGTTGCTGAGCTTCGGGCCAAAAAGGGCAAGAGCAAATCTGTTCAAGTCACCGCAAATACCGCCGAAGAAGCCGCGGCCGCCGCAGAAGCTGACTTTGATATGATCATTTGTAATTCAAAGAATGTCGAGCCTGTGCGATCTGGTGACAATACGCGGTTTCTGACCGCTTCTATCCCGCTGCCTGATTTTGCCACCACAGATGATATTTTGCGCGAAGCCTTTCGTGCCTTGGGGGCAGGAGCAGATGCAATCATGACCGCCAGAAGCATGGATGTGGTCACAGCATTAGCAAAAGAAGATATTCCGGTAATGGGGCATTTGGGTCTGGTACCCCGAAAATCAACCTGGACCGGCGGATTGAGGGCTGTTGGGAAAACCGCTGATGAAGCTGTAGAGCTGTATCAGGCGTTTAAACAGCTGGAAGAGGCTGGCGGCGTGATGGTGGAGGCAGAAGTTATCCCTGCAAATATTATGGCTGAAATTTCAAAGCGTACATCCATAATCACCGTCAGCTTAGGTTCTGGTCAGGGCGGAGATGTGGATTATTTATTCATGGAAGATATGGTCGGCGACACCCTCAACCCGCCCCGTCATGCACGGGCTTTCGGGCGTCTGCACGCTCTTCGTGAAGAGATGAAAGCTGAACGTATACGCGCATTATCTGCCTTCAAACAAGCAATCGCAGATGCTGAATTCCCTGGGCCGGATGAATCAATATTTGTTGATGAAGATGTGATGGACAGCTTCATTGAACAGCTGGAGCGCAAATCAAACTGA
- a CDS encoding transcriptional regulator (PFAM: LysR substrate binding domain; Bacterial regulatory helix-turn-helix protein, lysR family) — MFLDCKIVPSHVYMNIYNFYYTHNLWLLIMFLANSFKIVLEVARQGTFVDAARMLGISAPAVSKQIKQLENQLGFVIFNRTTRSVVLTEAGKQLADCLDRSHDEMQSLLQRLSDHQERPSGKLKINAPMAFGERFLVSPIADYALLYPDVTVDVEFSDHRVHLVEEGYDLIIRIGKLENSGLVAKRLSHFASHLCASPAFLSRYGTPQSPDELKQLPAVIYSNAAAQISYQTPDNRTGVISLNPAIYANSMGMLMESTLKGVGFAKLPAFACSTYLADGRLIRLLADHKLTPEMGIYAIYPDRRYLPLKVRKFIDLLSDHLSQQTTA; from the coding sequence ATGTTCCTTGATTGCAAAATAGTCCCTTCACATGTTTATATGAATATATATAATTTTTATTATACTCATAACCTGTGGTTATTAATTATGTTTCTGGCGAACAGCTTTAAAATTGTGCTTGAAGTGGCGAGGCAGGGTACATTCGTTGATGCTGCGCGAATGTTGGGGATTTCTGCTCCTGCAGTCAGCAAGCAGATTAAGCAGCTTGAAAATCAGCTGGGATTTGTGATTTTCAATCGTACCACACGAAGCGTTGTTCTTACCGAAGCGGGAAAGCAGCTTGCTGACTGTTTGGACAGAAGCCATGACGAAATGCAGAGCCTTTTGCAACGATTGTCAGATCATCAGGAACGACCATCTGGCAAGCTGAAAATTAATGCGCCTATGGCATTTGGTGAACGTTTCCTGGTCTCCCCTATCGCTGATTACGCTCTGCTATATCCGGATGTTACTGTCGATGTAGAGTTCAGCGATCATCGCGTTCACCTTGTTGAAGAGGGTTATGATCTCATCATCCGGATTGGCAAGCTTGAGAATTCAGGCCTTGTGGCCAAAAGGTTAAGTCATTTTGCAAGCCATTTATGCGCAAGTCCGGCCTTTTTAAGCCGCTATGGCACACCACAAAGCCCAGATGAATTAAAACAGCTGCCCGCTGTTATTTACAGCAATGCAGCCGCACAAATCAGCTATCAAACACCAGATAACAGAACAGGCGTCATCAGTCTGAATCCGGCGATTTATGCAAATTCTATGGGTATGCTGATGGAAAGCACGTTGAAAGGAGTTGGCTTTGCGAAGCTTCCCGCATTTGCCTGCAGTACGTATTTGGCTGACGGCCGGTTAATTCGGCTGTTAGCTGATCACAAGCTCACCCCTGAAATGGGCATTTATGCCATCTATCCGGACCGGCGTTACTTGCCGTTGAAGGTCCGCAAATTCATCGATTTACTGTCAGACCATTTATCTCAACAAACAACAGCATAA
- a CDS encoding putative membrane protein (PFAM: DoxX): MSASSEPFSGSSFGISILRVHFGLILFAHGWLKVSVFTIPGTVGYFAGLGLSSFAAYLTIFGELAAGLALIAGIQTRLASALCLPILMGATIVHLNNGWLFSAEGGGWEFPASLTVIAIALIFTGSGNKLSVNRNPLNGYLPKAIQS, translated from the coding sequence ATGTCTGCTTCATCTGAACCTTTTTCAGGCTCGTCTTTTGGCATCAGTATTCTACGGGTGCATTTCGGTCTAATTCTGTTTGCACACGGCTGGCTTAAAGTATCTGTGTTCACAATACCGGGAACGGTTGGCTATTTTGCAGGCCTTGGCTTGTCGAGTTTTGCTGCTTATCTGACAATTTTCGGTGAATTAGCAGCTGGTCTTGCTTTAATCGCTGGCATACAAACACGTCTTGCCTCAGCACTTTGTCTCCCCATCTTAATGGGCGCAACGATCGTACATTTAAATAATGGATGGCTGTTTTCTGCTGAAGGTGGGGGTTGGGAATTTCCTGCCTCTCTGACAGTTATTGCGATTGCACTTATCTTCACAGGCTCGGGGAACAAGCTGAGTGTGAACCGCAATCCTCTGAATGGCTATTTGCCGAAAGCCATTCAAAGCTGA
- a CDS encoding Pirin-related protein (PFAM: Pirin) — protein MLHHHKFETLGGENHGWLKAKHHFSFANYFDPKKLSHGELLVINDDSIAPHTGFDTHPHRDMEIITYVRKGAITHKDNKGNKGRTSAGNVQVMSAGTGIYHSEYNLEDEETNIYQIWIKPKEKGVNPKWDAAEFPKIPVSSHLNLLVSGDGKAPLQINQDARIFAGRVQSGTRITHAIRGKAYLLVSEGEMLVNDKIVKTGDGVAISNEASIELTAQKDAEVLIIEVPGLTEAR, from the coding sequence ATGTTACATCATCATAAATTTGAAACCCTTGGCGGCGAGAATCATGGCTGGCTGAAGGCAAAACATCATTTCAGTTTTGCCAATTATTTTGACCCTAAAAAGCTCAGCCATGGGGAGCTTCTGGTTATAAATGATGACAGCATTGCCCCGCATACAGGTTTTGACACCCATCCTCACAGGGATATGGAAATTATCACCTATGTCAGAAAGGGCGCGATTACACATAAAGACAATAAAGGAAATAAAGGGCGCACATCTGCAGGAAATGTGCAGGTTATGAGTGCCGGAACGGGCATTTACCATTCAGAATATAATCTGGAAGATGAAGAAACCAATATCTATCAGATTTGGATTAAGCCAAAAGAAAAGGGTGTAAACCCAAAATGGGATGCTGCTGAATTTCCGAAAATACCTGTTTCTTCACATCTGAATTTGCTGGTGTCCGGCGATGGCAAAGCGCCTTTGCAAATCAATCAAGATGCGCGGATATTTGCAGGCCGTGTTCAAAGTGGAACCCGGATCACGCATGCTATCCGCGGGAAAGCCTATCTGCTGGTCTCAGAAGGTGAAATGCTGGTGAATGATAAAATTGTGAAGACAGGCGACGGCGTGGCGATTTCGAATGAGGCATCAATAGAGTTAACTGCACAAAAGGATGCAGAAGTTTTAATTATTGAAGTTCCTGGATTAACAGAGGCACGGTGA